The Atribacter laminatus genome contains the following window.
ATGTTTCCCCTGAGCCGATGCTGCTCCAACCAGGGTTAAAACTAAAGACAAAACCAGCACAAGAACTAAAAATTTCTTCATACTTAAACCTCCTTAATTGTTTATGAAATATTCTTTCTATTCCCCTTCTTAAATATTTTTTACCAACTTGACCTCCCCTCAAGTGTTATTTTTTCATTTATAAGTTTATTCTACCCCAAAAAGTATCATTTTTTCAACATATATCAGCAAAGAACTGGAAGTTTAACAAAGCCTTTCTGTACCTTGCGTTTCAATGGTTACTTGTTATTCGTCAGCTTTTTACGTGTATGACATCCGGGCTACTTGGTAGCATTGAATGAGAATGATAATAGCTATGGCTGTTTAAAACCATCGCTGCGAGGGGTGTGGCGTCGTGGCTCTCTCATCCATCCGCTCTGTCTTTCTGATGAGTTCGGCATTATTAACCGGATGACGCCTTACTATAATTCCTTCTCCTTTAAGAGAAGAAGGCCGTACTCTCCCCTCACTCCGTCTTAATCGGATAATTGCCGTGAGATTGAACTGTTTCCAAAAAGGTTAAAAAGTTCTCAATCGGGGTATCCAGTTGAATATGATGAGTTGGAGATAGGATTAAACCTCCTCCTGGAGCGACGTTTTGAATCCGAGAAAGAGTTTCTTGGCGAACATCCTCGACTGATCCAAATGGAAGGGTATACTGTTCATCAATAGTTCCCCAAAATGATAAGTTTTTACCATACCGCTTTTTGAGATAAACTGGATCCATTGCTGCGGGTTGAATTGGATTGAGAACATCAATCCCAATTTCGATTAATTCATCGATAATCGGATATATATTCCCATCGCTATGGTAAGCAATCTTCAGGTTTGGATTAATAGCTTTCAGTTCTTGACAAAATGCAGCCATTCGAGGCTTGAGATACTTTCTCCACATCTCAGGGGATATCATCATCCCTTTCTGAGTTCCTACATCATCACCAATCCAAATACCATCTGCTCCCATCTTGGTTAAGTTACTGGCAGCAACAAGATGATAATGAAAGGGAATGTCAAGGATGCAGTTGGCTTTTTCTTCATCATAAACCATATCCATTAATAAACGGTTTAAACCTCGAAGATACCATGCCCCCTCAAATATTGTACAAACTGTTACTCCAAGGATGTAATAATCCTTCCCATACTGCTCAATAATTTTACTAAAAGGGGCATAAAGATCTTTCCGATTTGGATCTGGAGGCTGGTAATTGTTTAATCGATCTTCATCGGCAAGAGGATTCTCGGCTATTTCAGTATATCGACCAACCCCAAACCTGGTATCATACTCGGCTTGCTTCCACTTAATACCCCAATCACAGGTATATTCATCTTCATTGGAAGCATAATAGGAATTGGCAATTCCAACTGAATACTGAATGATATCAAGATGAAAATGCTCTTCTAAATCATGGGTTTCTCCTCCATGGGGATTGACCAGATGCATAGGGAAATTCAGTTGTTTTCTCAATCGTTCAACAAATTCAGGGACAAAACTGGCAGTAACCGGAACTCGATCTGGTTCTTGATGTGATAATGCTGTTTTAACTCTTTCTTTGCTATTCAAAAATGAACACCAACCCCTCTATATAAATTTTAGAAAGCTTATCTCTCAATAAATGCCTCTACTCATTTTAGAATATTCTCTCACAAATCCAGAAACATTCAAATATGAGTAAAGATTCCTGTCTATCCTGAAAATACCATCTTATAAATTCCCCCATTGAGGGGGGATAAAGGGGGGTGTGCCTTTAATCGGTCATCCTGAGCCCTCGCTTTTTGAGGGCGTGAGGATCTCATCTTTTAATTTTTTTCTTCATAAATACTTTAAATGATGAGATTCTTACGTCGTCCGGCAAAAACACCGGACTCCTCAGAATGACTAAGTGGATGGTAGAGATTGCCACGTCGCACAAGACGCTCCTCGCAATGACCGAGCAGGAAAAAAAACTCAAATCCCCCTAACCCCCTTTGCTAAAGGGGGAAACGATTCCTGGGAAGGCATTTTCATCCTCATCTGGTGCTGCAAAGCAGCATGAAGGTCTATCCTAAAAATATAGGAATGAGTAAAAAGGAATCAA
Protein-coding sequences here:
- a CDS encoding uroporphyrinogen decarboxylase family protein, producing MNSKERVKTALSHQEPDRVPVTASFVPEFVERLRKQLNFPMHLVNPHGGETHDLEEHFHLDIIQYSVGIANSYYASNEDEYTCDWGIKWKQAEYDTRFGVGRYTEIAENPLADEDRLNNYQPPDPNRKDLYAPFSKIIEQYGKDYYILGVTVCTIFEGAWYLRGLNRLLMDMVYDEEKANCILDIPFHYHLVAASNLTKMGADGIWIGDDVGTQKGMMISPEMWRKYLKPRMAAFCQELKAINPNLKIAYHSDGNIYPIIDELIEIGIDVLNPIQPAAMDPVYLKKRYGKNLSFWGTIDEQYTLPFGSVEDVRQETLSRIQNVAPGGGLILSPTHHIQLDTPIENFLTFLETVQSHGNYPIKTE